From the genome of Deinococcus sp. AJ005, one region includes:
- the glmM gene encoding phosphoglucosamine mutase, with the protein MSDNDRKYFGTDGVRAVAGEFPLTAAWVMNLGVGAGEVLTRRSQTGKVSVVIGKDTRQSGDMLEAALAAGLTARGVNVIHVGVLPTPGVSYLVRQLGADAGVVISASHNPYEDNGIKFFGSDGQKLSDATEHEIEAAIDEVGGLPPVTGVDLGGVTNSTEAERVYIQYLVSHAPDLSGLKIALDCANGAAYRVAPKVFQAAGADVFAVYTTPDGRNINRSCGSTHMDHLQAIVRNGDYDLGVAFDGDADRALFVDSRGNVVHGDHMLLLNARARPAAAVVATIMTNMALEVKLEEAGIALERTAVGDRYVHERLHSKGLHLGGEQSGHVLFLDVSPTGDGVLTALLTLASMRQLDTTLDVLFDELTMYPQTLVNVRVADKKAIARDATVQLAVSRAEAQLAGRGRVNLRPSGTENLIRVMVEGQDAAEIHEIARVLAAVVEERGLSGAVAGG; encoded by the coding sequence ATGAGTGACAATGATCGCAAGTACTTTGGAACGGATGGCGTGCGGGCGGTGGCGGGCGAGTTTCCCCTGACCGCCGCCTGGGTAATGAATCTGGGCGTGGGAGCGGGCGAGGTGCTGACGCGCCGCTCGCAAACAGGCAAGGTCAGCGTGGTGATCGGCAAGGACACCCGCCAGAGCGGCGACATGCTGGAAGCGGCCCTGGCAGCGGGGCTGACCGCACGCGGCGTCAACGTGATCCATGTGGGCGTGCTGCCCACCCCCGGCGTCAGTTATCTGGTGCGGCAACTGGGGGCAGACGCAGGCGTGGTGATCAGTGCCTCCCACAATCCATACGAGGACAACGGCATCAAATTCTTCGGCTCCGACGGCCAGAAGCTCAGCGACGCCACCGAACACGAGATCGAGGCGGCCATCGACGAGGTGGGCGGCCTGCCCCCTGTGACCGGCGTGGACCTGGGCGGCGTGACCAACTCCACCGAGGCCGAGCGCGTCTATATCCAGTATCTGGTCTCTCATGCACCGGACCTGAGTGGTCTCAAGATCGCGCTGGACTGTGCCAACGGGGCAGCCTACCGGGTGGCCCCCAAGGTCTTTCAGGCGGCGGGGGCCGACGTGTTCGCGGTCTACACCACCCCCGACGGGCGCAACATCAACCGCAGTTGCGGCAGCACGCACATGGACCACCTTCAGGCGATTGTCCGCAACGGCGACTATGACCTGGGCGTGGCCTTCGACGGTGACGCGGACCGCGCGCTGTTCGTGGATTCGCGCGGCAACGTGGTCCACGGCGATCACATGCTGCTGCTGAACGCCCGCGCGCGCCCGGCGGCGGCGGTGGTGGCCACCATCATGACCAATATGGCGCTGGAGGTGAAGCTGGAGGAGGCTGGAATTGCGCTGGAGCGCACCGCTGTGGGAGACCGCTATGTCCACGAGCGTCTGCACTCCAAGGGCCTGCATCTGGGCGGCGAGCAGAGCGGCCATGTGCTGTTCCTGGACGTCTCGCCCACTGGTGACGGCGTGCTGACCGCGCTGCTGACCCTGGCGAGCATGAGACAACTAGACACCACGCTGGACGTGCTGTTCGACGAACTGACCATGTACCCGCAGACGCTGGTGAACGTGCGCGTGGCCGATAAAAAGGCGATTGCCCGCGACGCGACAGTGCAACTGGCCGTCTCCAGGGCCGAGGCCCAACTGGCAGGCCGGGGCCGCGTCAATCTGCGCCCCAGCGGCACCGAGAACCTGATCCGCGTGATGGTGGAGGGCCAGGACGCTGCCGAGATCCACGAGATTGCCCGCGTGCTGGCCGCCGTCGTCGAGGAACGTGGGCTGAGCGGCGCAGTCGCTGGTGGGTGA
- a CDS encoding carbohydrate ABC transporter permease, which translates to MSGETAAPERLTLGDKIGRWAGLIALIVGGFFPLIWMLLTSLKTEAELQKFPVQYLPSMLNFANYARVFTEQPFARFFFNSMTVSLLSTVLCIAVAVPAAYALARLNIRGRGLLLTAVVAFSMFPVVSLLVPLFRLFRGLSLLNSYPALILPYAALSLPVAILTLVAFFSAIPRDLEAAAMIDGTSRVGALMRVVLPLSAPGMVTAALLIFVNSWNEFLLALSFNTKLDMRTVSVGVTLYQGEFAFPWPLIAAAVVIATIPVVMLIAVFQRRFVAGLTAGGVKA; encoded by the coding sequence ATGAGCGGCGAAACGGCGGCCCCCGAACGGCTGACACTGGGAGACAAAATAGGCCGCTGGGCGGGCCTGATCGCGCTGATCGTCGGCGGTTTCTTCCCCCTGATCTGGATGCTCCTAACCAGCCTCAAGACGGAAGCCGAGTTGCAGAAATTCCCGGTGCAATACCTGCCGAGCATGCTGAATTTCGCCAACTATGCCCGCGTGTTCACCGAGCAGCCCTTCGCCCGCTTCTTCTTCAATTCCATGACCGTCAGCCTGCTGAGTACTGTGCTGTGCATCGCTGTGGCGGTTCCGGCAGCCTACGCGCTGGCGCGGCTAAACATCCGGGGGCGCGGGCTGCTGCTGACTGCCGTGGTGGCCTTTTCCATGTTCCCTGTGGTCAGCCTGCTGGTGCCGCTGTTTCGCCTGTTCCGTGGCCTGAGCCTGCTGAACAGCTACCCCGCGCTAATCCTGCCCTACGCCGCTCTCAGCCTGCCGGTAGCAATCCTGACCCTGGTGGCCTTCTTCAGCGCCATTCCGCGTGATCTGGAGGCGGCGGCCATGATTGACGGCACCTCCCGCGTGGGCGCGTTGATGCGCGTGGTGCTGCCCCTTTCTGCCCCTGGCATGGTCACGGCGGCGCTGCTGATCTTCGTCAACTCGTGGAACGAATTCCTGCTGGCGCTGAGCTTCAACACCAAGCTGGACATGCGAACCGTCAGCGTGGGCGTCACGCTGTATCAGGGCGAATTTGCCTTCCCGTGGCCGCTGATCGCCGCCGCTGTGGTGATTGCGACGATTCCGGTGGTCATGTTGATCGCCGTCTTCCAACGGAGGTTCGTGGCCGGATTGACGGCGGGGGGGGTCAAGGCTTGA
- a CDS encoding LLM class flavin-dependent oxidoreductase, whose amino-acid sequence MTNPSQSEFLWFLQLSRDGEFIGTKNKMPRKPTLPYLQSLIATAGEAGFDALLTATNYHSEHENYTAAVAALAQTAATDPALLIAVRPGMFQPAMYAKMLATLQNLFPGRVRLNIVTGSSPAENAMYGDFEDHAKRYERTREFMQILRQLWTQPPPQSFKSDIYAFNDAVLDPAPVQPIPIYFGGASPVAQGIAAELADVYLMWGEREDMIKERMAQMQELTAKAGRTLRYGLRTHVIVRETEEEARAAAERLISRVDPEVRAAFVASHAHVDGVGQQRQIDMVKNLDADLMVEPGLWAGVGMARSGVGVALIGDPQQVADKIRRYEDMGFSSFIFSGYPHLEEARRFGELVMPLLKGKQEEGRAIHTDKVAPVA is encoded by the coding sequence ATGACCAACCCATCCCAGTCTGAATTCCTGTGGTTCCTGCAACTCTCGCGTGACGGCGAATTCATCGGCACCAAAAACAAGATGCCGCGCAAGCCCACGCTGCCCTACCTGCAAAGCCTGATCGCCACGGCGGGCGAGGCAGGTTTTGACGCCCTGCTGACCGCCACCAATTACCACAGCGAACACGAGAACTACACGGCGGCGGTGGCGGCACTGGCGCAGACGGCGGCCACCGATCCGGCACTGCTGATCGCCGTGCGGCCCGGCATGTTTCAGCCTGCCATGTACGCCAAGATGCTCGCCACCCTGCAAAACCTGTTTCCGGGCCGCGTGAGATTGAACATCGTGACGGGCAGCAGCCCCGCCGAGAACGCCATGTACGGCGACTTTGAAGACCACGCCAAACGCTACGAGCGCACCCGCGAATTCATGCAAATCCTGCGCCAGTTGTGGACCCAGCCGCCTCCGCAATCCTTTAAATCGGACATCTACGCCTTTAATGACGCCGTGCTGGACCCCGCCCCCGTGCAGCCCATCCCCATCTACTTTGGCGGCGCGTCCCCGGTGGCGCAGGGGATTGCCGCCGAACTGGCCGACGTTTACCTGATGTGGGGCGAGCGCGAGGACATGATCAAGGAGAGAATGGCGCAGATGCAGGAGCTAACTGCGAAGGCGGGGCGCACCCTGCGCTATGGCCTACGAACCCATGTCATCGTCCGCGAAACTGAAGAGGAAGCGCGGGCTGCCGCCGAACGCCTGATCAGCCGCGTGGACCCGGAAGTGCGCGCCGCCTTTGTCGCCAGCCACGCCCATGTAGACGGCGTGGGCCAGCAGCGCCAGATTGACATGGTCAAGAATCTGGACGCCGACCTGATGGTGGAGCCGGGGTTATGGGCGGGTGTAGGTATGGCCCGCAGCGGCGTGGGCGTCGCCCTGATCGGTGACCCGCAACAGGTGGCCGACAAGATTCGCCGCTACGAGGACATGGGCTTTTCCTCGTTCATCTTCAGCGGCTACCCGCATCTGGAGGAAGCCCGCCGCTTTGGGGAGCTGGTCATGCCGCTGCTCAAGGGCAAACAGGAAGAGGGCCGCGCCATTCACACGGATAAGGTGGCCCCGGTGGCCTGA
- a CDS encoding carbohydrate ABC transporter permease has product MTQKNIAAPLPKPRGRSRGEASEGQLAFWLLLPAALLLCGVLLFPMITTIRDSFYFNKLTEPFNGQPFVGLKNYVQMFADPRFGTSLRNTLFFAVLTVGGSFLIGIPMALAAHTPSKVRGLARVALLLPWAMPPVMTGLIFAWLFNAQYGVFNDILVRLHIVKEPLLWLSTPGLAVLAMVVTIVWKTSSFVALIVLGGLQGIPRELTEASEVDGASRVQSFFRIILPLLAPSLAVAFIFRSISAVQVFDIPYTFIQQAPAQGLLETLGVYIYRTSIEFLDFGYAATLSVALFAVSLVVTGVYVRFVRDGAST; this is encoded by the coding sequence ATGACCCAGAAGAACATCGCCGCCCCGCTGCCCAAACCCAGGGGCCGCAGCCGGGGCGAGGCCAGCGAGGGGCAACTGGCCTTCTGGCTGCTGCTGCCCGCCGCGCTGCTGCTGTGCGGCGTGCTGCTGTTTCCGATGATCACCACCATTCGCGACTCCTTTTACTTCAACAAGCTGACCGAGCCATTTAACGGGCAGCCCTTCGTGGGTCTCAAGAACTACGTGCAGATGTTCGCTGACCCGCGTTTCGGCACCTCGCTGCGAAACACGCTGTTCTTCGCGGTGCTGACGGTGGGCGGCTCCTTCCTGATCGGCATTCCAATGGCGCTGGCAGCCCACACGCCCAGCAAGGTGCGCGGGCTGGCGCGGGTGGCGCTGCTGCTGCCGTGGGCCATGCCGCCAGTCATGACCGGATTGATCTTCGCGTGGCTGTTCAATGCCCAGTACGGCGTGTTCAACGACATTCTGGTGAGGCTGCACATCGTCAAGGAACCGCTGCTGTGGCTCAGCACGCCGGGACTGGCGGTGCTGGCGATGGTGGTTACAATTGTCTGGAAAACCAGTTCCTTCGTGGCCCTGATCGTGCTGGGCGGCCTCCAAGGCATCCCCCGCGAACTCACCGAGGCGTCGGAGGTGGACGGCGCGAGCCGCGTTCAATCCTTCTTCCGCATCATTTTGCCGCTGCTGGCCCCCAGTCTGGCGGTGGCGTTCATCTTCCGCTCCATCAGCGCGGTGCAGGTGTTTGACATTCCGTACACCTTCATTCAACAGGCTCCGGCGCAGGGGCTGCTGGAAACACTGGGCGTCTACATTTACCGCACCAGCATTGAGTTTCTGGACTTCGGCTACGCGGCCACCCTGAGCGTGGCGCTGTTCGCGGTCAGTCTGGTGGTCACAGGCGTTTATGTGCGCTTCGTGCGTGACGGGGCCAGCACATGA